The following are from one region of the Actinopolyspora halophila DSM 43834 genome:
- a CDS encoding zinc-dependent metalloprotease gives MSDVPFGFGPHDPNNEEPDDRDRGESSEGGSGGDAGSSGGTGSFPGFGPGGMPGPGGGMPNFDIGALGQMLTQLGQALSQSSSGSAGPVNYDLAKQLAHQQLQSNERPTQEQTKAVEDGIRLAELWLDPTTSFPAGTHTVQAWSPGDWVDKTLPIWQRLCDPVAQRVSESWLEALPQEAKQAAGPIVSMLGQMGGLTFGSQLGNGLAQLGGEVLTSTEVGLPLGPDGTAALLPANVERFGQGLDRPASEITVFLAAREAAHHRLFSHVPWLRQQLLATVEEYARGIQVDTSSLEDLASRIDPSDPSSMQELMNSGMLEPKTTDEQQAALGRLENLLALVEGWVDVVVADAVGDRLPGADALGETVRRRRASGGPAEQTFATLVGLQLRPRRLRAAASLWRLLTERYGVTGRDQVWDHPDLLPDGSDLDEPLDFADRWGKGHEDLDDPIAAIRRAEAEEQAAEGNSTTEDDDSDERNRGDDEDNGDTQQGGADR, from the coding sequence ATGAGTGATGTGCCCTTCGGGTTCGGCCCCCACGATCCCAACAACGAGGAGCCCGACGATCGCGACAGGGGCGAATCGTCGGAAGGAGGCTCAGGGGGCGACGCCGGATCCTCCGGAGGAACGGGGTCCTTCCCCGGCTTCGGCCCCGGGGGCATGCCCGGTCCTGGCGGCGGCATGCCGAATTTCGACATCGGCGCACTCGGCCAAATGCTGACTCAGCTCGGGCAGGCCCTCAGCCAGTCGTCGAGCGGCAGTGCGGGACCGGTCAACTACGACCTGGCCAAGCAGCTGGCCCACCAGCAGCTCCAGAGCAACGAGCGGCCGACGCAGGAGCAGACCAAGGCCGTCGAGGACGGAATACGGCTGGCCGAGCTCTGGCTCGACCCCACCACCTCGTTCCCGGCCGGAACGCACACCGTCCAGGCCTGGTCGCCGGGCGACTGGGTGGACAAGACCCTGCCGATCTGGCAACGGCTGTGCGATCCGGTGGCGCAACGGGTCTCCGAGTCCTGGCTGGAAGCCCTGCCGCAGGAAGCCAAGCAGGCCGCGGGCCCCATAGTCTCCATGCTCGGCCAGATGGGCGGGCTGACCTTCGGTTCCCAGCTGGGCAACGGCCTGGCACAGCTCGGCGGCGAGGTGCTCACCTCGACCGAGGTGGGGCTGCCGCTGGGGCCCGACGGCACGGCTGCCCTGCTGCCTGCCAACGTCGAGCGCTTCGGCCAGGGCCTGGATCGTCCCGCCAGCGAGATAACCGTCTTCCTCGCGGCGCGGGAAGCCGCCCACCACCGCCTGTTCAGCCACGTCCCCTGGCTCCGCCAACAGCTGCTCGCCACGGTGGAGGAGTACGCGCGCGGAATCCAGGTCGACACCTCCTCGCTGGAGGACCTCGCGAGCAGGATCGACCCGAGCGATCCGAGTTCGATGCAGGAACTGATGAACTCCGGCATGCTCGAGCCGAAAACCACCGACGAGCAGCAGGCGGCTCTCGGCAGGTTGGAGAACCTGTTGGCCCTCGTCGAGGGCTGGGTCGACGTGGTCGTGGCCGATGCGGTCGGGGACCGGCTGCCGGGCGCGGACGCGCTCGGGGAGACCGTGCGGCGCAGGCGCGCCAGCGGTGGCCCCGCCGAGCAGACCTTCGCCACGCTCGTCGGGCTGCAGCTGCGGCCGCGCAGGCTTCGTGCGGCGGCCTCGCTGTGGCGACTGCTGACCGAACGCTACGGAGTGACCGGGCGCGACCAGGTCTGGGACCACCCCGATCTGCTGCCGGACGGCTCCGACCTCGACGAACCGTTGGACTTCGCCGACCGTTGGGGCAAGGGCCACGAGGACCTGGACGACCCCATCGCCGCCATCCGACGCGCCGAGGCCGAGGAACAAGCCGCGGAGGGAAACTCGACCACCGAGGACGACGACTCGGACGAGCGGAACCGCGGGGACGACGAGGACAACGGGGACACGCAGCAGGGCGGCGCCGACCGCTGA
- a CDS encoding M48 family metallopeptidase, translated as MSEPQVEVRRSKRRHQTVSAYRDGGKVVVLLPARMSRSEEKRWVEEMLSRLRRSETRRKSPARESDTALSDRCGELAEQYLEGRAVPTGIRWVAPMRTRWASCTPSEGTIRVSRRLREVPSWVLDYVLVHELTHLLVPGHGADFWAWVHRYPKTERAIGYLEGLAAAAQLELDGDDEEDGIGL; from the coding sequence GTGTCCGAACCGCAAGTGGAGGTGCGCCGCAGCAAGCGCAGGCATCAAACGGTCAGTGCTTATCGCGACGGCGGCAAGGTGGTCGTGCTGCTACCGGCCAGGATGAGCCGGAGCGAGGAGAAGCGCTGGGTCGAGGAGATGCTCAGCAGACTCCGCCGCAGTGAGACCCGACGCAAGTCGCCGGCACGGGAGTCCGACACCGCGCTGTCCGACAGGTGCGGCGAACTCGCGGAACAGTACTTGGAGGGCAGGGCGGTTCCCACGGGCATTCGGTGGGTGGCGCCGATGCGCACCAGATGGGCCTCCTGCACACCGAGCGAGGGCACCATAAGGGTCAGTCGCAGACTGCGCGAGGTGCCGTCCTGGGTGCTCGACTACGTGCTGGTCCACGAACTGACGCATCTGCTGGTGCCCGGGCACGGGGCGGACTTCTGGGCCTGGGTGCACAGGTATCCGAAGACCGAGCGGGCCATCGGCTACCTGGAGGGACTGGCCGCGGCGGCACAGCTGGAGCTCGACGGTGACGACGAGGAGGACGGCATCGGCCTGTGA
- a CDS encoding DUF5679 domain-containing protein — MAETYNGYCVKCREKRDFTGEISETNGRRMAKGTCPVCGTKMTRILGKAHNAQG; from the coding sequence TTGGCCGAAACGTACAACGGCTACTGCGTGAAGTGCCGGGAGAAGCGAGACTTCACCGGCGAGATCTCGGAAACCAACGGCAGGAGGATGGCCAAGGGGACCTGCCCAGTGTGCGGTACGAAAATGACACGCATCCTCGGAAAGGCGCACAACGCCCAGGGATAG
- a CDS encoding ABC1 kinase family protein encodes MTDVPRRAAQRTAKLASLPLGAAGRVAAGWGKRLTGQDAATVSADFSTRTAEQLFAVLGQLKGGAMKFGQALSVFEAAVPDELAEPYRQALSKLQATAPPMSEASVRRTLDEQLGSDWHRRFAEFDDSPTAAASIGQVHRAVWHDGREVAVKIQYPGADEALRSDLRQLMRFSRLFQSLLPGAEIKPLLNELQDRMVEELDYRIESDNQRAFAAAFADDELVRVPGVVASSPKVMVTEWVSGEPFAEIIENGSREQRDRAGRLLSEFHFSSPARVGLLHADPHPGNFRMLPDGRLSVIDFGAVARLPEGLPTTLGRMLRLALEDRSEELMDLLRTDRFVQTDSALRAEDVQAYLGPFVDPVRTETFHFTRAWLQYQADRVGDLRSPEFRTGRSLNLPPDYLLIHRVTLGATGILCQLDAEVAAREIIATWQPGFLD; translated from the coding sequence GTGACCGATGTTCCCCGCCGGGCAGCGCAGCGCACCGCCAAACTGGCAAGTCTGCCTCTCGGTGCCGCAGGGAGGGTGGCCGCGGGATGGGGCAAGCGGCTGACCGGGCAGGACGCCGCCACGGTCAGCGCGGACTTCTCCACAAGAACCGCCGAGCAGTTGTTCGCCGTCCTCGGACAGCTCAAGGGCGGCGCCATGAAGTTCGGGCAGGCGTTGAGCGTGTTCGAGGCGGCGGTTCCCGACGAACTGGCCGAACCGTACCGGCAGGCACTGTCCAAACTGCAGGCAACGGCGCCGCCGATGTCGGAAGCCAGCGTGCGGAGAACCCTGGACGAGCAGTTGGGCTCCGACTGGCACCGGCGTTTCGCCGAGTTCGACGACTCTCCCACCGCGGCGGCGAGTATCGGACAGGTGCACCGGGCCGTCTGGCACGACGGCAGGGAGGTCGCGGTCAAGATCCAGTACCCCGGGGCCGACGAGGCACTGCGTTCCGATCTGCGCCAGCTGATGCGCTTTTCCAGGCTCTTCCAGTCCCTGCTCCCGGGGGCGGAGATAAAGCCGCTGCTCAACGAGCTGCAGGATCGGATGGTGGAGGAGCTCGACTACCGCATCGAGTCCGACAACCAACGTGCGTTCGCCGCGGCTTTCGCCGACGACGAGCTCGTGCGTGTTCCCGGGGTCGTCGCCAGCTCCCCCAAGGTCATGGTGACCGAGTGGGTTTCCGGTGAGCCCTTCGCCGAGATCATCGAGAACGGCTCGCGGGAGCAGCGCGACCGGGCGGGCAGGTTGCTCAGCGAGTTCCACTTCTCGTCCCCGGCGCGGGTCGGGCTGTTGCACGCGGATCCGCATCCGGGCAACTTCCGGATGCTTCCGGACGGAAGACTGAGCGTGATCGACTTCGGTGCCGTGGCACGGCTCCCGGAAGGGCTGCCCACCACGCTGGGCCGCATGCTGCGACTCGCGCTGGAGGACCGTTCCGAGGAGCTGATGGACCTGCTGCGCACCGATCGGTTCGTACAGACCGACTCCGCCCTCCGCGCCGAGGACGTGCAAGCTTATCTCGGCCCGTTCGTGGACCCGGTTCGCACGGAGACCTTCCACTTCACCCGCGCGTGGTTGCAGTACCAGGCGGATCGTGTCGGTGATCTGCGCAGTCCAGAATTCCGAACCGGGCGTTCGCTGAACCTGCCCCCGGACTACCTGTTGATCCACCGGGTGACTCTGGGCGCTACCGGGATCCTCTGCCAGCTCGACGCCGAGGTGGCGGCGAGGGAGATCATCGCCACCTGGCAACCCGGGTTCCTCGACTGA
- a CDS encoding methyltransferase, producing MHSHSHDNIDWDTRLRELREEDELAAAETGRLAAALVSGERNCESVVDVGSGAGGAAAAFASALPSGLVTLVDSAPELLAEAQRHAEESAGENVRVRGVRGDAATAELSDSVEPADLVFASLMVHHLPDQLDGLRRLSRLVRPGGRLAVVESGLWARTLPWDVGVGQPGLEDRLLAARQTWFRRMREEMPGSVRLPVGWSTALSQAGLDEVTSWSYLVDRPAPAAGPVLNVVLRRLRWLREAAWTECSAADVDALDQLLDENGPNYAGGRDDLYYLSADTVYVGTKP from the coding sequence GGCGGCTCGCGGCGGCTCTGGTCTCCGGCGAGCGGAACTGCGAATCGGTCGTCGACGTCGGTTCGGGGGCCGGCGGGGCCGCCGCGGCATTCGCCTCGGCACTGCCGAGCGGTCTGGTGACCCTCGTGGACTCCGCACCGGAGCTGCTGGCCGAAGCGCAGCGCCACGCGGAGGAGTCCGCGGGGGAGAACGTGCGGGTCCGCGGTGTTCGAGGTGATGCCGCCACAGCGGAGCTGAGCGATTCGGTGGAACCGGCCGACCTGGTGTTCGCCTCGCTGATGGTCCACCACCTACCGGACCAGCTCGACGGGCTGCGCAGGCTTTCCCGGTTGGTGCGGCCCGGTGGCAGGCTGGCCGTCGTGGAATCCGGTTTGTGGGCGCGGACTCTGCCCTGGGACGTCGGAGTCGGACAACCGGGCTTGGAGGATCGACTGCTCGCCGCGCGGCAAACGTGGTTCCGCAGGATGCGGGAGGAGATGCCCGGTTCGGTGCGGTTGCCGGTCGGCTGGTCGACAGCGCTGAGTCAGGCGGGACTGGACGAGGTCACCTCGTGGAGTTACCTGGTGGATCGGCCCGCCCCGGCCGCGGGCCCGGTGCTGAACGTCGTCCTGCGGCGGTTGCGTTGGTTGCGCGAGGCGGCGTGGACGGAGTGCTCGGCGGCCGACGTCGACGCGCTCGACCAGCTGCTCGACGAGAACGGGCCGAACTACGCGGGCGGTCGCGACGATTTGTACTACCTGTCCGCCGACACCGTGTACGTGGGGACGAAACCCTGA